The proteins below come from a single Thunnus thynnus chromosome 10, fThuThy2.1, whole genome shotgun sequence genomic window:
- the grb10b gene encoding growth factor receptor-bound protein 10 isoform X4 produces the protein MPSCSPDCCLLRAVEIVKIFSEDGMGKVVEIPADMTARDLCQLLVYKSHCVDDNSWALVEHHPLLGLERCLEDHELVVQVQASMNSDSRFLFRKNYAKYEFFRNPLTFFPEHMVAWCQETNRMIPPSQLLQNFLATSSCPEIQGYLYVKEVGRKSWKKVYMFLRRSGLYCSTKGTSKEPRHLQLLADLEDSNIFTVITGKKQHGAPTDYEFCIKPNKGRGELKELRILCAEDEQGRTCWMTAFRLFKYGIVLYQNYKIPQQRKTLLSHFSAPVRSVSENSLVAMDFSGRIGRVIDNPVEAQSAAMEEGHAWRKRSQRMNILGSHSPLHHSSLSSVIHIAQLWFHGRITREESHRIIHQQGQVDGLFLLRVSQSNPKAFVLTLCHHQKIKHFQILPCEEDGQVFFSLDDGATKFTDLIQLVEFYQLNRGVLPCKLRHPCTVVAL, from the exons ATGCCTTCGTGTTCCCCGGACTGCTGCCTATTGCGGGCCGTGGAG ATTGTGAAGATCTTCAGTGAAGACGGCATGGGTAAAGTGGTGGAGATCCCAGCCGACATGACAGCCAGGGACCTTTGCCAGCTCCTGGTGTATAAAAGCCATTGTGTGGACGACAACAGTTGGGCACTTGTTGAGCACCACCCGCTGCTAGGTCTAG AGCGCTGTCTAGAAGACCATGAGTTGGTGGTTCAGGTCCAGGCTTCTATGAACAGCGACAGTAGATTCCTCTTCAGAAAGAACTATGCCAAATATGAATTCTTCAGAAACCCCCTG ACATTTTTCCCAGAGCACATGGTTGCATGGTGCCAGGAAACCAATCGTATGATTCCACCATCTCAGCTCCTGCAG AATTTTCTAGCGACCAGTAGTTGTCCAGAAATCCAGGGGTATCTGTACGTGAAGGAGGTGGGAAGAAAGTCATGGAAGAAAGTTTACATGTTCCTGCGGCGCTCAGGACTCTACTGTTCTACAAAAGGAACTTCAAAG GAGCCCAGACATCTACAGTTACTAGCAGACCTAGAAGACAGCAACATCTTCACTGTCATCACAGGCAAAAAGCAGCACGGTGCACCCACAGACTACGAGTTCTGTATTAAG CCCAATAAAGGCCGAGGGGAGTTGAAGGAGTTGAGGATTCTGTGTGCTGAGGACGAACAGGGCAGGACGTGTTGGATGACTGCCTTCCGACTCTTTAAG TATGGGATTGTATTGTACCAGAATTATAAGATTCCTCAACAAAGAAAAACCTTGCTCTCACACTTCTCAGCACCTGTG CGTAGTGTATCAGAGAACTCCCTTGTGGCGATGGACTTCTCAGGGAGGATAGGCAGGGTGATTGACAACCCTGTGGAGGCTCAGAGCGCCGCCATGGAGGAGGGGCATGCATGGAGG AAGAGGAGTCAACGAATGAACATATTAGGCTCCCACAGTCCACTACATCACTCCTCATTAAGTTCAG tCATCCACATAGCTCAGCTGTGGTTCCATGGCAGGATAACCAGAGAAGAATCCCATCGTATTATCCACCAGCAGGGACAAGTAGATGG GTTGTTTCTGCTGAGAGTCAGTCAGAGTAACCCCAAGGCGTTTGTGCTCACATTGTGCCATCACcagaaaatcaaacatttccagATTCTACCG TGTGAAGAGGACGGCCAAGTCTTCTTCAGCCTTGATGACGGCGCCACCAAATTCACCGACCTGATTCAGCTGGTCGAGTTCTACCAGCTCAACAGAGGAGTGCTGCCTTGTAAACTCAGACACCCATGCACCGTCGTGGCCTTATGA